A window of Nocardia arthritidis genomic DNA:
GGGTCTCCGTCGGCCCCGAAGCGACCGGCTGGACGGCCCGGCAGCGGCTACTGTTGCGCGCGGTCGACGAATTACATTCCGAGAGAAGAATTTCCGACCAGACCCGGACCGGACTGGCGCAACACCTCACCACCGCCCAGCTGGTCGATCTGTGCATGCTCGTCGGCCACTACGAAATGCTCGCGATGCTGCTGATCAGCCACGGGATAGAGCCGGAACCGGGCATGTGGCGGCGCGGGCCGTTGCGCTGGCTGCGCGACGTCGACAGCGGTGACGGCATCACACCACGGTGGTTGCCCCGATTCAATCGGATGGTCACCAATCGGATCTCGGGCGTGTTCGCCGGAAAAGTTCCGCTGTACACGGTGATTCACCATATCGGTCGTCGATCGGGCCGGTCGTACACCACTCCGGTTCGCGGTATCCACCGCGACGATCTGCTGATCGTGCCGCTGTTCTACGGCGCGAAGGCCGACTGGGTGCGAAATCTGTTGGCGGCGCGGGGCGGTGCGGCCACCTTCCGGGGGCGTCGGCACAAGCTGCTCGATCCGAAAGTTGTCGATGCCGCGGGTGCTACCGAATTGCCCAGCCCCGCAAGTCGTTACAGCAGGATAGTCCCCGTCTTGGTCGCCGAGGTCACGGACTGATGCAACCTGTGGCCCTGAGTTTTTCCGTGAACGGGCACCGGCTCGTATACGACGTCCGCGGCAGCGGTGATCGTACCGTCGTGCTACTGCCCGGCCTGTTCCTGCCGCGGCGCATGCACGACCGGCTCGCCGACGCCCTCGCCGATGCCGGACTGCGGGTAATCTGCTTGGAGCCTTTGGGTTTCGGCGCGTCCGATCACCCGGTCGGCCACCGCCACTATTCGATGCCGAGGTACGCCGAACAGGTCGTCGCCCT
This region includes:
- a CDS encoding nitroreductase family deazaflavin-dependent oxidoreductase, giving the protein MQLKSDVAAGTDAAPHWRAAAVERADGLGDPRHTNVPTWLVAELGGILGGGGRIKVVELMGRSGLLFFCYLPLGIRLVLFSALPRVDCELATLRTAWNAGARYEWHHHVYAARFSGLSLATVRRVSVGPEATGWTARQRLLLRAVDELHSERRISDQTRTGLAQHLTTAQLVDLCMLVGHYEMLAMLLISHGIEPEPGMWRRGPLRWLRDVDSGDGITPRWLPRFNRMVTNRISGVFAGKVPLYTVIHHIGRRSGRSYTTPVRGIHRDDLLIVPLFYGAKADWVRNLLAARGGAATFRGRRHKLLDPKVVDAAGATELPSPASRYSRIVPVLVAEVTD